One Xenopus tropicalis strain Nigerian chromosome 8, UCB_Xtro_10.0, whole genome shotgun sequence genomic window carries:
- the ccdc9 gene encoding coiled-coil domain-containing protein 9 isoform X2, protein MASVVDLKSKEEKDAELDRKIEALRKKNEALVKRHQLIEEDRRRAEQEGIAITTPRKVKHSEVELDKSRKEKENFSITVDISVGEKRVINNPKSAKTSQPTANKDSTSKSPTQRNSSRTSGHSGHVAHTEHLAEPLNDEDALQSANRRRIPGADGPRKNPHLSEEITEHRAEPFMNDEDALQSAKGRRISGADGPRRNPRLSGEISSPRGGLSHLERSARGSGRVGGTPGRGGGPRGSSEQSLPSDRKTQEWEERRRQNIEMMNEEMEKIAEYERSQRDGIREKNPIRNFLDDPRRIGPFAEVDRKEGSRRHNRNWGGPDFEKVKTGMDKEKESHGRRPAMKDQMDMTMSMTGRERAEYVRWKKEREQIDQERLARHRKPTGQWRREWDAEKTDSMFKDGGSPRVEDEPVSRREKGKRGAPKPPTMGEFFPGNIMESNRKRDRQRGQGQNKPYSMHDSRWEEPEDKEVIEEREKETCVEKATEHVTVEPQKEPETEVSEEVGEEDDDGWEDVGDEEDDQDCSDASLNERGPAEEPPVVLPATSELAANEQMPPIQNETSKLNLTPSKESQDKSAEVQPTSPFLPDTNRITSDWGEEMEMVSPFASSSEDSPPRPATSKDVSTDRGSQDHFTHTDPGPESAVLPTTAEGLTQNVTEDLERTSPESHQANKDIGEKLALEKDMHNVATKNVSDHPPMEDGEKSTDGGSVEVSSIVTDMRRPSSKEPKQVAEEIKPETEDIATPASS, encoded by the exons ATG GCATCTGTGGTAGATTTAAAGTCAAAGGAGGAAAAAGATGCAGAATTGGACCGGAAGATTGAAGCTTTACGTAAAAAAAATGAGGCTCTAGTCAAGAGACACCAG CTGATAGAGGAAGATCGCAGGAGAGCTGAACAAGAGGGAATTGCTATCACAACACCTAGGAAAGTGAAACATTCTGAGGTGGAGCTGGACAAAAGCcgtaaagaaaaggaaaatttctCTATCACTGTAGATATCTCTGTGggg GAAAAGCGGGTCATTAACAATCCAAAGTCTGCCAAAACTTCTCAGCCCACTGCTAATAAGGATAGCACTTCAAAAAGCCCAACTCAGCGAAATAGCAGTAGAACAAGTGGACACTCTGGACATGTTGCCCATACAGAACATCTAGCTGAACCATTGAATGACGAAGATGCTTTGCAATCTGCAAATAGAAGGAGAATTCCTGGAGCAGATGGACCACGAAAAAACCCACATTTATCTGAAGAGATTACAGAACATCGAGCTGAACCATTTATGAATGACGAAGATGCTTTGCAATCTGCAAAAGGAAGAAGAATTTCTGGAGCAGATGGACCACGAAGAAACCCACGTTTATCTGGAGAGATTTCATCTCCAAGAGGAGGTTTATCTCATTTGGAAAGAAGTGCGAGAGGATCTGGAAGAGTTGGTGGAACACCAGGCAGAGGTGGAGGCCCTAGAGGAAGTAGTGAACAATCTTTACCATCAGACAGGAAAACACAG GAGTGGGAGGAGAGAAGAAGACAAAATATAGAAATGATGAATGAGGAAATGGAGAAAATTGCAGAATATGAACGGAGCCAACGG GATGGCATACGAGAAAAAAATCCTATTCGCAACTTTCTGGATGATCCCAGGCGCATAGGGCCATTTGCAGAGGTGGATCGCAAGGAGGGTAGTCGCAGGCACAATCGTAATTGGGGTGGACCTGATTTTGAGAAAGTGAAAACTGGCATGgacaaggaaaaggaaagtcat GGAAGAAGACCTGCAATGAAGGACCAGATGGATATGACTATGtcaatgactggtagggaaagAGCAGAGTACGTGCGCTGGAAAAAGGAGCGGGAACAGATAGACCAGGAGAGACTGGCTCGTCATCGCAAACCCACTGGGCAGTGGAGACGGGAGTGGGATGCAGAGAAAACAGATTCTAT GTTCAAGGATGGTGGCTCTCCACGTGTGGAAGATGAGCCGGTCAGCCGGAGAG AAAAGGGAAAAAGGGGTGCTCCAAAGCCACCAACCATGGGTGAATTCTTCCCTGGAAACATTATGGAATCCAACAGAAAGAGGGACCGGCAACGAGGTCAGGGACAAAACAAACCATACAG CATGCATGACAGCCGCTGGGAGGAGCCAGAAGATAAGGAGGTAATagaggaaagagagaaagagacgTGTGTGGAGAAAGCAACG GAGCATGTAACTGTTGAACCCCAGAAAGAACCTGAAACAGAAGTTTCAGAGGAGGTAGGAGAAGAGGATGATGATGGATGGGAAGATGTTGGAGATGAAGAGGATGACCAAGACTGTTCAGATGCCTCATTGAATGAGAGAGGCCCAGCAGAAGAACCCCCAGTTGTTTTACCAGCCACTTCAGAACTCGCTGCCAATGAGCAGATGCCACCTATTCAAAATGAAACATCTAAGCTAAACTTGACTCCATCAAAGGAAAGTCAGGATAAATCTGCAGAAGTGCAACCAACAAGCCCATTTTTACCTGACACAAACAGAATAACATCTGACTGGGGGGAGGAGATGGAGATGGTATCCCCCTTTGCAAGCAGTAGTGAAGACAGCCCTCCCAGACCTGCTACTTCCAAGGATGTTAGCACAGACAGAGGATCTCAAGACCACTTCACACATACAG ATCCTGGGCCAGAATCTGCAGTTCTTCCCACAACAGCTGAAGGACTAACCCAGAATGTGACAGAGGATCTAGAACGTACATCACCAGAATCCCATCAAGCCAACAAAGATATTGGGGAAAAGCTGGCCCTAGAGAAGGATATGCACAATGTTGCTACAAAGAATGTCTCAGACCATCCCCCCATGGAAGATGGGGAAAAATCAACTGATG GTGGAAGTGTAGAAGTGTCCTCAATAGTCACAGACATGCGCAGGCCTTCTTCTAAGGAACCTAAGCAAGTTGCCGAGGAAATCAAACCAGAGACGGAG GATATTGCAACTCCAGCTTCATCCTGA
- the ccdc9 gene encoding coiled-coil domain-containing protein 9 isoform X1 produces MASVVDLKSKEEKDAELDRKIEALRKKNEALVKRHQLIEEDRRRAEQEGIAITTPRKVKHSEVELDKSRKEKENFSITVDISVGEKRVINNPKSAKTSQPTANKDSTSKSPTQRNSSRTSGHSGHVAHTEHLAEPLNDEDALQSANRRRIPGADGPRKNPHLSEEITEHRAEPFMNDEDALQSAKGRRISGADGPRRNPRLSGEISSPRGGLSHLERSARGSGRVGGTPGRGGGPRGSSEQSLPSDRKTQEWEERRRQNIEMMNEEMEKIAEYERSQRDGIREKNPIRNFLDDPRRIGPFAEVDRKEGSRRHNRNWGGPDFEKVKTGMDKEKESHGRRPAMKDQMDMTMSMTGRERAEYVRWKKEREQIDQERLARHRKPTGQWRREWDAEKTDSMFKDGGSPRVEDEPVSRREKGKRGAPKPPTMGEFFPGNIMESNRKRDRQRGQGQNKPYSMHDSRWEEPEDKEVIEEREKETCVEKATEHVTVEPQKEPETEVSEEVGEEDDDGWEDVGDEEDDQDCSDASLNERGPAEEPPVVLPATSELAANEQMPPIQNETSKLNLTPSKESQDKSAEVQPTSPFLPDTNRITSDWGEEMEMVSPFASSSEDSPPRPATSKDVSTDRGSQDHFTHTDPGPESAVLPTTAEGLTQNVTEDLERTSPESHQANKDIGEKLALEKDMHNVATKNVSDHPPMEDGEKSTDGGSVEVSSIVTDMRRPSSKEPKQVAEEIKPETEQDIATPASS; encoded by the exons ATG GCATCTGTGGTAGATTTAAAGTCAAAGGAGGAAAAAGATGCAGAATTGGACCGGAAGATTGAAGCTTTACGTAAAAAAAATGAGGCTCTAGTCAAGAGACACCAG CTGATAGAGGAAGATCGCAGGAGAGCTGAACAAGAGGGAATTGCTATCACAACACCTAGGAAAGTGAAACATTCTGAGGTGGAGCTGGACAAAAGCcgtaaagaaaaggaaaatttctCTATCACTGTAGATATCTCTGTGggg GAAAAGCGGGTCATTAACAATCCAAAGTCTGCCAAAACTTCTCAGCCCACTGCTAATAAGGATAGCACTTCAAAAAGCCCAACTCAGCGAAATAGCAGTAGAACAAGTGGACACTCTGGACATGTTGCCCATACAGAACATCTAGCTGAACCATTGAATGACGAAGATGCTTTGCAATCTGCAAATAGAAGGAGAATTCCTGGAGCAGATGGACCACGAAAAAACCCACATTTATCTGAAGAGATTACAGAACATCGAGCTGAACCATTTATGAATGACGAAGATGCTTTGCAATCTGCAAAAGGAAGAAGAATTTCTGGAGCAGATGGACCACGAAGAAACCCACGTTTATCTGGAGAGATTTCATCTCCAAGAGGAGGTTTATCTCATTTGGAAAGAAGTGCGAGAGGATCTGGAAGAGTTGGTGGAACACCAGGCAGAGGTGGAGGCCCTAGAGGAAGTAGTGAACAATCTTTACCATCAGACAGGAAAACACAG GAGTGGGAGGAGAGAAGAAGACAAAATATAGAAATGATGAATGAGGAAATGGAGAAAATTGCAGAATATGAACGGAGCCAACGG GATGGCATACGAGAAAAAAATCCTATTCGCAACTTTCTGGATGATCCCAGGCGCATAGGGCCATTTGCAGAGGTGGATCGCAAGGAGGGTAGTCGCAGGCACAATCGTAATTGGGGTGGACCTGATTTTGAGAAAGTGAAAACTGGCATGgacaaggaaaaggaaagtcat GGAAGAAGACCTGCAATGAAGGACCAGATGGATATGACTATGtcaatgactggtagggaaagAGCAGAGTACGTGCGCTGGAAAAAGGAGCGGGAACAGATAGACCAGGAGAGACTGGCTCGTCATCGCAAACCCACTGGGCAGTGGAGACGGGAGTGGGATGCAGAGAAAACAGATTCTAT GTTCAAGGATGGTGGCTCTCCACGTGTGGAAGATGAGCCGGTCAGCCGGAGAG AAAAGGGAAAAAGGGGTGCTCCAAAGCCACCAACCATGGGTGAATTCTTCCCTGGAAACATTATGGAATCCAACAGAAAGAGGGACCGGCAACGAGGTCAGGGACAAAACAAACCATACAG CATGCATGACAGCCGCTGGGAGGAGCCAGAAGATAAGGAGGTAATagaggaaagagagaaagagacgTGTGTGGAGAAAGCAACG GAGCATGTAACTGTTGAACCCCAGAAAGAACCTGAAACAGAAGTTTCAGAGGAGGTAGGAGAAGAGGATGATGATGGATGGGAAGATGTTGGAGATGAAGAGGATGACCAAGACTGTTCAGATGCCTCATTGAATGAGAGAGGCCCAGCAGAAGAACCCCCAGTTGTTTTACCAGCCACTTCAGAACTCGCTGCCAATGAGCAGATGCCACCTATTCAAAATGAAACATCTAAGCTAAACTTGACTCCATCAAAGGAAAGTCAGGATAAATCTGCAGAAGTGCAACCAACAAGCCCATTTTTACCTGACACAAACAGAATAACATCTGACTGGGGGGAGGAGATGGAGATGGTATCCCCCTTTGCAAGCAGTAGTGAAGACAGCCCTCCCAGACCTGCTACTTCCAAGGATGTTAGCACAGACAGAGGATCTCAAGACCACTTCACACATACAG ATCCTGGGCCAGAATCTGCAGTTCTTCCCACAACAGCTGAAGGACTAACCCAGAATGTGACAGAGGATCTAGAACGTACATCACCAGAATCCCATCAAGCCAACAAAGATATTGGGGAAAAGCTGGCCCTAGAGAAGGATATGCACAATGTTGCTACAAAGAATGTCTCAGACCATCCCCCCATGGAAGATGGGGAAAAATCAACTGATG GTGGAAGTGTAGAAGTGTCCTCAATAGTCACAGACATGCGCAGGCCTTCTTCTAAGGAACCTAAGCAAGTTGCCGAGGAAATCAAACCAGAGACGGAG CAGGATATTGCAACTCCAGCTTCATCCTGA
- the ccdc9 gene encoding coiled-coil domain-containing protein 9 isoform X3, with the protein MASVVDLKSKEEKDAELDRKIEALRKKNEALVKRHQLIEEDRRRAEQEGIAITTPRKVKHSEVELDKSRKEKENFSITVDISVGEKRVINNPKSAKTSQPTANKDSTSKSPTQRNSSRTSGHSGHVAHTEHLAEPLNDEDALQSANRRRIPGADGPRKNPHLSEEITEHRAEPFMNDEDALQSAKGRRISGADGPRRNPRLSGEISSPRGGLSHLERSARGSGRVGGTPGRGGGPRGSSEQSLPSDRKTQEWEERRRQNIEMMNEEMEKIAEYERSQRDGIREKNPIRNFLDDPRRIGPFAEVDRKEGSRRHNRNWGGPDFEKVKTGMDKEKESHGRRPAMKDQMDMTMSMTGRERAEYVRWKKEREQIDQERLARHRKPTGQWRREWDAEKTDSMFKDGGSPRVEDEPVSRREKGKRGAPKPPTMGEFFPGNIMESNRKRDRQRGQGQNKPYSMHDSRWEEPEDKEVIEEREKETCVEKATEHVTVEPQKEPETEVSEEVGEEDDDGWEDVGDEEDDQDCSDASLNERGPAEEPPVVLPATSELAANEQMPPIQNETSKLNLTPSKESQDKSAEVQPTSPFLPDTNRITSDWGEEMEMVSPFASSSEDSPPRPATSKDVSTDRGSQDHFTHTGYKRNRRHHKVSY; encoded by the exons ATG GCATCTGTGGTAGATTTAAAGTCAAAGGAGGAAAAAGATGCAGAATTGGACCGGAAGATTGAAGCTTTACGTAAAAAAAATGAGGCTCTAGTCAAGAGACACCAG CTGATAGAGGAAGATCGCAGGAGAGCTGAACAAGAGGGAATTGCTATCACAACACCTAGGAAAGTGAAACATTCTGAGGTGGAGCTGGACAAAAGCcgtaaagaaaaggaaaatttctCTATCACTGTAGATATCTCTGTGggg GAAAAGCGGGTCATTAACAATCCAAAGTCTGCCAAAACTTCTCAGCCCACTGCTAATAAGGATAGCACTTCAAAAAGCCCAACTCAGCGAAATAGCAGTAGAACAAGTGGACACTCTGGACATGTTGCCCATACAGAACATCTAGCTGAACCATTGAATGACGAAGATGCTTTGCAATCTGCAAATAGAAGGAGAATTCCTGGAGCAGATGGACCACGAAAAAACCCACATTTATCTGAAGAGATTACAGAACATCGAGCTGAACCATTTATGAATGACGAAGATGCTTTGCAATCTGCAAAAGGAAGAAGAATTTCTGGAGCAGATGGACCACGAAGAAACCCACGTTTATCTGGAGAGATTTCATCTCCAAGAGGAGGTTTATCTCATTTGGAAAGAAGTGCGAGAGGATCTGGAAGAGTTGGTGGAACACCAGGCAGAGGTGGAGGCCCTAGAGGAAGTAGTGAACAATCTTTACCATCAGACAGGAAAACACAG GAGTGGGAGGAGAGAAGAAGACAAAATATAGAAATGATGAATGAGGAAATGGAGAAAATTGCAGAATATGAACGGAGCCAACGG GATGGCATACGAGAAAAAAATCCTATTCGCAACTTTCTGGATGATCCCAGGCGCATAGGGCCATTTGCAGAGGTGGATCGCAAGGAGGGTAGTCGCAGGCACAATCGTAATTGGGGTGGACCTGATTTTGAGAAAGTGAAAACTGGCATGgacaaggaaaaggaaagtcat GGAAGAAGACCTGCAATGAAGGACCAGATGGATATGACTATGtcaatgactggtagggaaagAGCAGAGTACGTGCGCTGGAAAAAGGAGCGGGAACAGATAGACCAGGAGAGACTGGCTCGTCATCGCAAACCCACTGGGCAGTGGAGACGGGAGTGGGATGCAGAGAAAACAGATTCTAT GTTCAAGGATGGTGGCTCTCCACGTGTGGAAGATGAGCCGGTCAGCCGGAGAG AAAAGGGAAAAAGGGGTGCTCCAAAGCCACCAACCATGGGTGAATTCTTCCCTGGAAACATTATGGAATCCAACAGAAAGAGGGACCGGCAACGAGGTCAGGGACAAAACAAACCATACAG CATGCATGACAGCCGCTGGGAGGAGCCAGAAGATAAGGAGGTAATagaggaaagagagaaagagacgTGTGTGGAGAAAGCAACG GAGCATGTAACTGTTGAACCCCAGAAAGAACCTGAAACAGAAGTTTCAGAGGAGGTAGGAGAAGAGGATGATGATGGATGGGAAGATGTTGGAGATGAAGAGGATGACCAAGACTGTTCAGATGCCTCATTGAATGAGAGAGGCCCAGCAGAAGAACCCCCAGTTGTTTTACCAGCCACTTCAGAACTCGCTGCCAATGAGCAGATGCCACCTATTCAAAATGAAACATCTAAGCTAAACTTGACTCCATCAAAGGAAAGTCAGGATAAATCTGCAGAAGTGCAACCAACAAGCCCATTTTTACCTGACACAAACAGAATAACATCTGACTGGGGGGAGGAGATGGAGATGGTATCCCCCTTTGCAAGCAGTAGTGAAGACAGCCCTCCCAGACCTGCTACTTCCAAGGATGTTAGCACAGACAGAGGATCTCAAGACCACTTCACACATACAG GGTATAAACGGAACAGAAGGCATCACAAAGTCAGCTACTAA